A single window of Polaribacter sp. SA4-10 DNA harbors:
- a CDS encoding MutH/Sau3AI family endonuclease, giving the protein MKNFNNVKELENFYKKFENKNLESIIAFINNEYPNISLSTNKGIAGQILEAVIGNAPNSDPNPDVKNINIELKVLPLRKISNKIQPKERSKLKSINYNKIIDEEWSSADVKKKIEKILFLLYEQPIGKTYKDWKEFVFKGTLFYELKNESENVVREDWKGIQYKVKSEIADQLSEGDSKILGACTSGSGKLVKYGNKKEAKQRSYSLKHSYLKVYYNQNKNKIKYSSLNLEEDITPQNYVINELNKELKDNKLINIVDKYKVDFSKNAKSGFSLLINRILKIDDKKRILELEENGITIKTIPVNKENKPWEAMSFPKFSLIDLTEEEWNGENEADFKNIINQGYIFIPVVKEKEKYIVNGKSKYRYKNWKTWEIGKSVFWKANESELSTIYNEWEKAKSIVKNGVKVNDVKHGKGTRQENNLLKSSDTEIIHIRPHAKNSKDIDKPYFEFSKIKISWQSFWLNKSFTEKIINKK; this is encoded by the coding sequence ATGAAAAACTTTAATAACGTAAAAGAGTTAGAAAATTTTTATAAAAAATTTGAAAATAAAAACTTAGAAAGTATTATTGCTTTTATTAACAATGAATATCCAAATATTTCATTGTCTACCAATAAAGGTATTGCTGGTCAAATTCTTGAAGCAGTAATAGGTAATGCACCTAATTCTGACCCAAATCCAGATGTAAAAAACATAAATATTGAACTAAAAGTGTTACCGTTAAGGAAAATAAGTAATAAAATACAGCCAAAGGAAAGATCCAAATTAAAATCAATAAACTATAATAAAATTATTGATGAAGAATGGAGTTCAGCAGATGTAAAGAAAAAAATAGAGAAAATATTATTTCTACTTTATGAACAACCAATTGGAAAAACTTATAAGGATTGGAAGGAATTTGTTTTTAAAGGAACTTTATTCTATGAACTTAAAAATGAAAGTGAGAATGTAGTAAGAGAGGACTGGAAAGGAATTCAATACAAAGTTAAATCTGAAATTGCTGACCAACTATCTGAAGGTGATAGTAAAATATTAGGAGCCTGTACATCTGGTTCGGGAAAGTTAGTAAAGTATGGCAATAAAAAAGAAGCAAAACAAAGAAGTTATAGTTTAAAACACAGTTACTTAAAAGTATACTACAATCAAAACAAAAACAAAATAAAGTATTCTTCTCTTAATTTAGAGGAAGATATTACACCACAAAATTATGTTATAAATGAACTTAATAAAGAATTAAAAGATAACAAATTAATTAACATTGTTGACAAATACAAAGTTGACTTTTCAAAAAACGCAAAATCTGGATTTAGTTTATTAATCAATAGAATATTAAAAATTGATGATAAAAAAAGAATACTTGAATTAGAGGAAAATGGTATAACAATAAAAACAATTCCTGTTAATAAAGAAAATAAACCTTGGGAAGCAATGTCTTTTCCAAAGTTTAGTCTTATTGATTTAACTGAAGAAGAATGGAATGGTGAAAATGAAGCAGATTTCAAGAATATAATTAATCAAGGTTATATCTTTATTCCTGTAGTTAAAGAAAAGGAAAAATACATTGTTAATGGTAAATCAAAATATCGATATAAAAATTGGAAAACTTGGGAAATAGGAAAATCTGTTTTTTGGAAGGCAAATGAATCGGAATTATCTACTATCTATAATGAATGGGAGAAAGCAAAGAGTATTGTCAAAAATGGGGTTAAAGTCAATGACGTAAAACACGGCAAAGGAACAAGGCAAGAAAATAATTTACTAAAGTCAAGTGATACGGAAATAATACATATCAGACCTCACGCTAAAAATTCTAAAGATATTGATAAACCTTATTTTGAGTTTTCAAAAATTAAAATTTCTTGGCAGAGTTTCTGGTTAAATAAATCATTTACAGAAAAAATTATAAATAAAAAATAG
- the dcm gene encoding DNA (cytosine-5-)-methyltransferase: MGNKKMKVAELFAGVGGFRLGLEKSNNYDIVWSNQWEPSTKVQHASMVYEKKFGKENHSNEDLNEVVTRNIEEIPDHDLLVGGFPCQDYSVATTLHNSKGLKGKKGVLWWSIHKILEDKKNKPKYLFLENVDRLLKSPASQRGRDFAVMLKSLNDLGYAIEWRVINAGEYGMPQRRRRTFIIGYHKSTEVYKRISKSKKTDWIQEKGTIANAFPLEKINKIEEFEIKGSLEEITTDFNKERKLSPFQNTGLLFKGKVYTTKTRPNYDGKRAVLGDILQNGEVTDDFFIKDNKLKSPKSILEKDGSEKIITTEKEMWEYLKGSKSILRISKEGFKYNYSEGGMIYPDALDNASRTIITGEGGKSPSRFKHVIVSDRGLRRLTPVELERLNMFPDDHTKLDGITDTKRAFFMGNALVVGVIEKIGKALYKQINEKL; this comes from the coding sequence CAGAATTATTTGCGGGAGTTGGTGGATTTCGTCTTGGACTTGAAAAAAGTAATAATTACGATATTGTTTGGAGTAATCAATGGGAACCATCGACGAAAGTTCAACACGCATCAATGGTTTATGAAAAAAAATTTGGAAAAGAGAACCATTCAAATGAAGATTTAAACGAAGTTGTAACAAGAAACATAGAGGAAATTCCAGATCACGATTTATTGGTTGGAGGTTTTCCTTGTCAAGATTATTCTGTTGCAACAACATTACATAATTCCAAAGGATTAAAAGGAAAAAAAGGTGTGCTTTGGTGGTCTATACACAAAATTTTAGAAGACAAAAAAAACAAACCAAAATATTTGTTTTTGGAAAATGTAGATAGACTTTTAAAATCGCCAGCATCACAAAGAGGTCGCGATTTTGCAGTAATGCTAAAGAGTTTAAATGATTTAGGTTATGCTATAGAATGGCGTGTTATAAATGCTGGAGAATATGGAATGCCTCAAAGGAGAAGAAGAACTTTTATCATTGGATACCATAAATCAACTGAAGTATATAAAAGAATATCAAAATCAAAAAAAACAGATTGGATTCAAGAAAAGGGAACAATTGCAAATGCTTTCCCTTTAGAAAAAATAAATAAAATTGAAGAATTTGAAATCAAAGGAAGTTTAGAAGAAATAACGACTGATTTTAATAAAGAAAGGAAACTTTCTCCTTTTCAAAACACAGGATTACTTTTTAAAGGAAAAGTTTATACAACTAAAACAAGGCCAAATTATGATGGAAAAAGAGCAGTTTTAGGTGATATTCTCCAAAATGGAGAAGTAACTGACGATTTCTTCATTAAAGACAATAAGTTAAAGAGCCCAAAATCTATTTTGGAAAAAGACGGTAGTGAGAAAATAATAACTACCGAAAAAGAAATGTGGGAATATTTAAAAGGCTCTAAATCTATTTTAAGAATTTCTAAAGAAGGCTTTAAATATAATTACTCTGAAGGCGGCATGATTTACCCTGATGCTTTAGATAATGCTTCAAGAACTATAATTACAGGAGAAGGAGGTAAATCTCCTTCAAGATTTAAACATGTAATCGTATCAGACAGAGGTTTAAGACGATTAACGCCAGTTGAATTGGAACGACTAAATATGTTTCCAGATGACCACACTAAACTGGATGGAATTACTGACACAAAACGAGCTTTTTTTATGGGCAATGCTTTGGTTGTTGGAGTTATTGAGAAAATTGGAAAAGCACTTTATAAACAAATAAATGAAAAACTTTAA